The nucleotide window CTACGGTTATTAACATATTATTTGTTTGACAAAAGTCTACAAGAATATTTGTTGTTTCCTCTGTATGAGTCGTGTAATAGCATTCAAAGCCATCTGCACCCATATTTTTAAGTGTTATTAAACGAGGTACTATTTCTAAAAGATTATTCTTCATATTTTCTCCGATATGGGCAATAACGGCTTTCCCATTTGCTTTATGTATTGCATTTATTACATATTCTATTGATGGAAATGAACTTTTTGGTTGAACATGATAATCGCTGACGAGCTTAAAAAAACTAGGAACATTATTAACTAAACTTTTGGATTTTAAATAGTCAAAACCTTTCCAACCACCGTTTTTTAGATTTCGATTGTAAGAATTAAATTCCTTTATACTTATTTCCTTATAGTCAACACTCATCTTTTTGATTAATTCTAAATCAATTTCAGCATAAACCGAATCGCATTGTTTGCAAATATCAATAATCTCTTTGTTTTCAAAATCGAAATCATAAGCGAGGACATGAAATTCTTTACCTTCAAAAGAGGTAGAAATTTCTGCACCTCGAATTAATTTAATTTGGTTCGCTTTACACAAAGGTATAAGCTCGTTATAAGCTGCTGTTGTGTTGTGGTCACTTACACATAATAGGCCAATACCGAGCTCTTTTGCCTTCTTGACAATTTCTTTAGGAGAACGGGTACTATCGGAATAATGCGAATGAATATGTAAATCTGCATACATTATAATTTCACCTCTAAGATTGAATATCTAATTCCCTTTTTTTGTATATTATTTTTAGTTGTATCATAACATGACGAACATTTACCTACAATTTCATTTTCATAACGAAATGGAAAAATAATGTCCCCAAACTATAGCAAGAGTTTCTTTTATGTGAGATCTCACGTTGAAAACAATGGTACTTTAATGATTATATTGTATTTTAATTTTACTAATTAAAAGCTTACCCTATTAGCAATTAAAATGACTATAACTAAAGTTAAAGCATTAAAGAATCTAACTAGGTACTTTACTTCAAGATGGGATTCCACAGAGATCCCATCCTTTTCTTTTGCAACTAATGAAGTAAGTTAGTTCAATAAGGATTAGAATGTAGAACATAATTAAATAACATTAGACCTTTGAATGACGTTGAATTTTTTAAAAATTGATACTATTAAGATATAAAATCAACAAGAGGTGTTATTTATGATAAAAGGGTTATATGAAGCACATTTGCCAGTAAAAAATTTAGATAAATCAATGGAGTTTTATGAGAAATTAGGTTTAAAAATGGCTTGGCGTGATGAAGATACGGCTTTCTTTTGGATAGAAGAAGGTAAAAGTTGGGTGGGTTTGTGGGAAGGAAATGAGTATCAAACTCTTTACCATCCTTCTTTACGACACATTGCATTTCGAGTTTCATATGAAGATTTAAAAGAGTCTTTAAAATGGTTAGACTCTATTGATGTTGAGGGGATGCCATTCGGGAGTCGAGAATCTATTGAACCATTTATTCGACCACATCAAGGCAATGCTTCTGTTTATTTCAATGACCCAGATGGTAACAGTTTAGAATTGATGTGTTATGTTGAAGTTCCAAATAATTTAAAACATATTACAGAAAAGTTGTCCTTTGAAGATTGGGAGAAATTAGTTGAAATTACAATTTAATGATAACGTAATTTATTTTCCCGACTTTATTTTTATTCAACTAATAAGGTGCTTTAATTGAATATTCGTATCCCGAAATATTCAATCTTTTTCATTAAAATCAAAATAGATCAATAAAAACCAACTATTTTAATAAACTTTGTTTTAAAACAGTTGGTCTTTTTCTGTATAAAATCAGCGTTTGCAACTTACTTTTAATCGAACTTTATTCAAAAGCTACATTTTACGGATAGTGGGTTTGTAATTTTACTTCACTCTACCTATATGATCAAATGGATAAAAGCGTATCGTTGCTTTTCCCATAATTTGATCAATTGAAATTAATCCAACTCTTGCATCTCGACTATCTGTACTTTTACGACGATTATCGCCAAGCACAAGGAAGTATCCATCAGGAATTGTAGAATGATCCGTTAATTCTTCTAGGGTGAAATCTTCAGTCAATGTACCCGGATCTAATAATTCAGATTTATATAAGTCTAAATAGGGTTCCTCATATTTTTCCCCATTTATATAAAGCGTATCATCCTTATAAGCAACATGTTCTCCAGGCAATCCTATAATTCGTTTAATGTAATTTGTATGTTCTGCGTACTCAAAGACGATAATATCAAATCGTTCGAAGTCTTCTATACTATTTCCTAATTTACTGACAATCACTTTATCTCCGTCTGCGTATGTAGGCATCATGGAAGCGCCATCTACGACAAGTGGGGTAAATATAAAAGTACGGATTGCTATTACAAATAAAGCGGCTAACACACCGGCCTTAAGCCATTCTAAAAATTCGCTTTTTTCTTTTATCAACTTTAATCATCCTCTATATCGATTTTTAAATTCATTTGGAATAAATACTTCAATTGATTTTACTCATTTGCTACTCGTTCGATAAATGGAATATCATTTGCTCGAACAGTTGAATAAATAGTAGTTTTCACCGACGAAGTAAACTTTGCTGTTTCATCAATCTTAATATGTTGATCATCCGTTGTAGTAAAAATATAGTATCCGTTCTCACCTGTACGGTATTCATAAACAGCTTCCTTAATCGAAGACCAAGGGTAACTAGCTAAGCCATCATAGTATTTAATTACAATTTGCTCATCTTGTATTGCTGTGTAGTTTAATACAGAAAACGAAGAACCAATTATGCCAGCGATAATAAACAAGGTACCGATAATATACGTATTAACATTACGTTTTAATGCAAGCAGCACAAGCGCGATGATCACGAACAACAAAGAGATTAATAAATGCGTCATATTCGTTACAGGTGTCAATAGCACAATGTTGGCACGTTCAGAATACAATGTTTCCGTTACAGAAACAGGTAAAAAGAAAACTAATAAAATTGAAATTAAAAACACGGTAATTGCAGACAGGGCAAATTTACCTCGAGTCGAAATTTTATTAAGCATAAGCCATTTTCCCTCCATTCAATCATGCCTAGACTATTATATACGGAATATAAATGGGAAAAGTTTCAAAATTACTTAATAAAGGATGTCCCAATTTTTTTTAAGCTTGGATTCAACTGTTGGGTGGTCCTGAAAATAACGAGCAATTAATTCCGTCATATCAATTTGAATATCTTTTATTACTTCGCATTCTGCAAAGTAAGGGAAGTTTCCAGCACCTGTTGCGCGGTAATTATTCATGACGACCTCATAATATGCTTCTGGCTGCAACGGTTCGCCATTGTAAAGAGCCTTTGTTATCCTTTGATCCAAAGGCTTACGTATATCCATTACGTATTCAATCCCTTCCCACATATCATAGTTATAAGGCTGAGGCTTTGGATAATAAAAGCTTTTTGATACACGTAATTGATTATTTTGGTCAATGGTAAAATAGGTAGCATTTTGTTCAAGTGCCTCCATTATATGCCGTCCAGAAACTTTTAACACCTTTAACGTATTAGGGAAAATGTAATTATTAATAATATGCCGCATCGTTATTTTCGCAGGGAATCCACCTGCTTGATCGTGAAATAAAGCGGTACAAGATATTGGAGCACCGCTCATTTCCATTTGAATATCTTGGATAAGCTGTATGTAAGGGTGTTTTTGTACTCGAACTGAAAAAGCATCGGAAAAATGTATTTCCGTATCTAGTTGCCCAATTGTTACATCAAGCCATTCTTCAGTAGCAGAATATACCTCCTTATTTTGTTGAACAATTCCTTCGTGTACAGGTGTTTCGTCTGTTACATAGACGAGGGACGGCTTATGATGAATTTGTTGTTTGTCAAAACATTTCTCAATTTCGATTGTAATAACCCCTAAACAGTTTCCCTTTGTACCAGGTTGGATAATAGATTTTCCAAATAGCTTTTCAGCTAGCTCTCGGTGCTGATGTCCCGTTATTAATAGATCAAAATCAAGTTCCTTACACATTTTATAGCCTTGATTTTCTCCCGTAGTTGCTTCAAGCGTTTCTCCAGTAATTAAATCGTTTTCAAAGCCCCCATGATAACAAAGGGCGATTAGGTCTAGCTGCTCGTGCGCCTTAACTTGTGTAATCCAAAAATTGGCGAACTCATAGGCGTCTTTAAAGCTCAGTCCTTCAATATGTCGCGGTTCCTCCCAAACTGTCACAAAATGAGTTGTTAACGCAATAAAGCCAATACGAATGCCTGAAACTTCTTTTACTAAATAAGGCTGAGTATACGATGTACCGTCTTCATTCGTAATATTCCCACTAAGCCAAGGGAAATTTGATTGAGCAATGACTGCATCTAAATACGACTTCCCATAATTAAATTCATGGTTTCCAAATACCGCAAAATCATAATCTAGTAAATTCGCCGCTTCGATTACGGGATCCAGTTTGTGCTCTTGAAATGCATGATGATAGTAAGTGAGAGGACTACCTTGGATTAAATCGCCGTTATCGATTAGTATAGTAGGTTTTTCCTCTCGAAGCTGTTCAATTAATGTTCCCACTTTAGCTAACCCTAAAGGCTCTATTTTTTGCCTGAAAGTGGTTGGCATAATGTACCCATGTATATCGCTCGTTACGAGAATTTGAAGCTGTTTTAATTGCATCCTATAAAACCTCCATTATTTATGATTGGCTTTAGTATAAGCTGATAGAAAAATAAAATAAGTTAATAATAGAATAATATACATAAAATTTACATTTATTACATAAAAAAATATAGAGTTAATTCTCACTTTACAATGAAGTGATAAGTTTTATAAGTATTAAATTTTGAGGAGGATTTCAATTGAAAAAATTCTATTTATTAATGATGACATCGTTACTAGCTATGCTATTAATGGCTTGTGGTGATGAGGCAGGCGAAACAAACACGGAAGCTCCAGCAGAAAATACGGCAGGAGAAACAAATTCGGATGGAGCAACAACAATGGAGTTAGATAAAATTTCTATTGGTTTCGTACCTTCACGTGATCCAGATGAAATTATTACAGTTACAGAACCTTTGAAAGCATTATTAAAGTCAGAGTTAAGTAATTTAGGATACGACGTAAATGAAATTGATATTACAGTTGGGACAAATTATGAAGCGGTAGGGGAAGCACTTTCTGCTGGAACAACGGACATTGGTTTTATTCCAGGTGGTACATATGTCCTTTATGATGATGGAGCAGAAGTAATATTAACTGCAACACGAGCAGGTTTAAGCAATGATTCTGAAAAACCAGCAGATTGGAATTCAAATGAGCCAACGGAAGCAACGACGAACCAAGCTACTTCTTATCGTGCCATTTTAATTGCAGGTCCATCAGAAAAAGGAAAAGAGTTGGCT belongs to Solibacillus sp. FSL R7-0682 and includes:
- a CDS encoding PHP domain-containing protein, which produces MYADLHIHSHYSDSTRSPKEIVKKAKELGIGLLCVSDHNTTAAYNELIPLCKANQIKLIRGAEISTSFEGKEFHVLAYDFDFENKEIIDICKQCDSVYAEIDLELIKKMSVDYKEISIKEFNSYNRNLKNGGWKGFDYLKSKSLVNNVPSFFKLVSDYHVQPKSSFPSIEYVINAIHKANGKAVIAHIGENMKNNLLEIVPRLITLKNMGADGFECYYTTHTEETTNILVDFCQTNNMLITVGNDDHGGFNNRSNVIYEMGAIKVDFSKLNVKDIEILG
- a CDS encoding VOC family protein, producing the protein MIKGLYEAHLPVKNLDKSMEFYEKLGLKMAWRDEDTAFFWIEEGKSWVGLWEGNEYQTLYHPSLRHIAFRVSYEDLKESLKWLDSIDVEGMPFGSRESIEPFIRPHQGNASVYFNDPDGNSLELMCYVEVPNNLKHITEKLSFEDWEKLVEITI
- the lepB gene encoding signal peptidase I, whose amino-acid sequence is MIKEKSEFLEWLKAGVLAALFVIAIRTFIFTPLVVDGASMMPTYADGDKVIVSKLGNSIEDFERFDIIVFEYAEHTNYIKRIIGLPGEHVAYKDDTLYINGEKYEEPYLDLYKSELLDPGTLTEDFTLEELTDHSTIPDGYFLVLGDNRRKSTDSRDARVGLISIDQIMGKATIRFYPFDHIGRVK
- a CDS encoding bifunctional metallophosphatase/5'-nucleotidase yields the protein MQLKQLQILVTSDIHGYIMPTTFRQKIEPLGLAKVGTLIEQLREEKPTILIDNGDLIQGSPLTYYHHAFQEHKLDPVIEAANLLDYDFAVFGNHEFNYGKSYLDAVIAQSNFPWLSGNITNEDGTSYTQPYLVKEVSGIRIGFIALTTHFVTVWEEPRHIEGLSFKDAYEFANFWITQVKAHEQLDLIALCYHGGFENDLITGETLEATTGENQGYKMCKELDFDLLITGHQHRELAEKLFGKSIIQPGTKGNCLGVITIEIEKCFDKQQIHHKPSLVYVTDETPVHEGIVQQNKEVYSATEEWLDVTIGQLDTEIHFSDAFSVRVQKHPYIQLIQDIQMEMSGAPISCTALFHDQAGGFPAKITMRHIINNYIFPNTLKVLKVSGRHIMEALEQNATYFTIDQNNQLRVSKSFYYPKPQPYNYDMWEGIEYVMDIRKPLDQRITKALYNGEPLQPEAYYEVVMNNYRATGAGNFPYFAECEVIKDIQIDMTELIARYFQDHPTVESKLKKNWDILY
- a CDS encoding phosphate/phosphite/phosphonate ABC transporter substrate-binding protein: MKKFYLLMMTSLLAMLLMACGDEAGETNTEAPAENTAGETNSDGATTMELDKISIGFVPSRDPDEIITVTEPLKALLKSELSNLGYDVNEIDITVGTNYEAVGEALSAGTTDIGFIPGGTYVLYDDGAEVILTATRAGLSNDSEKPADWNSNEPTEATTNQATSYRAILIAGPSEKGKELAEKVNSGKELTFEDLDSANWNVMSTTSPAGYIYPALWLKENYDKTITDLSKVVQADSYGTAFARLASGQTDVLVTYADARRDYADKWKSEFNREEDIWAETDLLGVMPAIYNDTISVSKNSKIMDEDLKKALQQAFINIGNSAEGKEVIAVYSHEGYQEASNADYDNERKAQELVQKLGK